The nucleotide sequence ATGTCACACGTTTGCGGCCTGTTTGCCCGCCGGGCATTTAACGTGGAAGGCATTCTGTGTATGCCGCTGGCCAATGGTGAAGAAAGCCGCATCTGGCTACTTGTCAAAGATGACCAGCGGCTACCGCAGATGATCAGTCAGGTGGAAAAGCTGGAAGACGTCCTTCAGGTACGTCGTCACGGTGAAGAAATGCGTATTTTCGAGCAGGTCGCCGAGTTTTACTGCTAGCTGGCTTGGCCGGGTTTTTCCCGGCCTGCCCACCCTTACCCGTTTAACACCTGCCACAGCAGATGACGGTAAACCGGCATCAGCGGGTGCTGAATCAGCATGAACAGCGCTGCAACCGCCGCTACGGACACCGCGGGTGCGACCCAGCGCAGACGTCTGAGCGGCATCTTTTTGCTAAACCAGTCACGATGTTTACGCTTATCGTTGCGCCACCAGCGCCAGTTTAGCCAGCCAGCACCCCATACCACAACGGCGGTTATCAGCAGTAGCCACTTGAATCCAGCACTGTTCGTCCCCGCGGGAATATCAATCGCAACGCCGGCCAGAATGCCGGGTAAGAAATAGGCCGGCGGCCACAGCAGGCAGCCAATGATATTCGGCACGGCAAATTTATAAGGCGGTAACCCCAGCATCCCCGCCACCATCGGAATAAGCGGGCGCGTTGGACCAACAAAACGCCCGATCAATATCGTCGGCATCGGGTGTTGATACAGGGCATATTCGGTTTTACTCAACAACGCCTGGTACTTTTTCAGGAAGGACCAGTTATGCAGCGGTGCCTTAAAACGCATGCCAATAAAATAGGAAATCCAGTCTCCTAGCAGGCAACCGATAATCCCGGCCGCCCATGCCGGGTAAAGCCCCATTTGTCCGCTGCCAATCAGCGCTCCCAGCGTTGCCATCATCACCGTTCCCGGCAACAACAACCCCACCAGAGCCAGAGATTCCAGAAAGGCAACCAGCATGACGGCGATCAGTGAATACGCTAGCGATTGGGTAACCAGATGATCCAGCCACGCTTCCATAAAACCTACCCGTATTTTATAAAAACAAGGATTGTCTGGATCATAGCAGAAGCCGTCAACTCCTGATTTTACTCCACCACCCGATTCGGGTTCATGTAAAAATCCAGTACACCGAGTTGCCGTCTGATTCCGTCTCTCAGGCGGCAGTGAGCCCGGCCTGTTAGTACAAAACCTGGCAATATCCTGCTGAAAATATGTAGTGCTATTTATCTATCAGGCATTGAAGCGATCGCCGCCTGCGGGTGCACAAGGCGTGTACGTTTTGATAAATATCAACTATTCCCCTTATCAGAGTACACGCAATATCATTTTCCAATTCAAGCCGTTAGCACCACTTCAGTAACACAGTTTTCTGGTCAATTCTTTTGCACCGACGGGCCTCAACACTTATGATAGCGGTCATTTTTTGCCACGGTGCCACACTGCCACTATGTTTTTTAAACTACTCAACCATTTCGGATTACGACGTCTTATCCTACTCTTGGCAGTGGCGAGCGCATTGGTAACACTGGCAAACAGTTTTTATGCCAGCTATCGCGTTCAGCGAGAGCTCCTGATTGATAATACGCTTGAAGCCAACCGCGTTTACGCCACCAAACTCGCGGCGATGACCCATTCCTTCTTTAAAGAAGCCCAGCAGCAGTTAGCCTACAGCGCCAATATCGTCGCCACCCAGATGGATGATAAGGTCAGCCTGCTTAAAGAAGCCGACCGCCTGCGGCTACAGACCAGCAATTTCAACTCTGTTGTGATTGCAGATGAAAAAGGCATCGTCAGAGCCACGTCACCCGATACGTTCCAATTAATCGGGAGAAGCCTGACCACAGACGGCGCACTCGAAGCCTTAAGAGAAAAACAGCCGCTTATCAGCCAACCCTATGTGTCTGCCGCCAATAACTTCATTGTGCTGATATCTGCGCCGATCTTCACGCGAGATGGCCGTTACAAAGGGTTTATCGGTGGATCGATCTATCTTAAGCAGCCCAGCGTTCTCAATACATTATTGGACAAACATTATTACCGCGACGGTTCTTATATTTATGTCACCGATAAGAACAAAAGAATGCTGTATCACCGCGATATCGAGCGGATTGGCAAAACAGAGACCAACAATCTGGATATCGACGCGCAGCATGAGAATAACGGTAGCCAGCACATGCTGAACTATCTGGGTGAGAAGATGTTAGCGGGCTACGCCGTTGAATCTACTTCACAGTGGCAGATTGTGGCGCTCCGTCCAACCGACATTACGCTGAAACCGCTGGATGGTCTGATGCTAAATGTGCTGCGCCACACGCTCCCTCTGGCGCTTTTGACTATCTTCTGCGTTTGGCTGCTTGCGCGGCTCATCGCTCAGCCGCTGTGGCTGCTGGCACGCAGCGCCAATAAGATGGATGCGACGGATGTCTCCGACGACATCAGAAATATTCACTCCTGGTATTTCGAGGCCTCGCAGCTTAAACAGGCCATGCTGCTGGGTATCGATTTACTTCAGCGCAAAATTGGTAAGTTACGTTCTGAGGCACACTCAGACCCGATGACCGACCTGCTCAATCGCCGTGGGTTGGATAGCGTTCTCCGCTACTGGCAGATGGGACAGAAAAGTTTTGCGGTCATCGCGCTGGATATCGATCGCTTCAAACGCATCAATGACACCTACGGTCACGATGTCGGCGATAACGTTATTCGCTATCTCTCACAGCTGATTCGCACCAGTTCACGCGATTCCGACATCCTGTGCCGCAGCGGCGGTGAAGAGTTTTTGATCTTGCTGCCGGAAACGCATCTCGACGTCGCGATCAGCATTGCTGAACGGCTACGGCAGCGCATGGAAGAATCAACCATTCCTGTCGTGGGCAATATCACCATCTCACTAGGCGTTGCTCTGTGGGAACCGGGCGTCAGCGATATGTCGATCGAACGCACCTTCAAGCTGGCGGATGAGGCCCTGTATCAGGCCAAGCAGGAAGGCCGCAACCGCGTGGTTTCTGCCTCCGGCAACGAGCAGTAATCCAAATCCCTCTTCTCTATCATAGGTGATGTCGCTAGATACTAGACATCACCTGTATAAATAACCATACTTACTCTTACTATCCTTTCTTATCCCGCTCGCTATAAAAGGCCGCTTAGTGACTCAGGTTCGTCAGGGGTTTCTACTGACCCGCCACTGGAATGACACGCCAGCTGGCACGCAGGTTGAATTCTGGCTGGCCACCGATGAAGGCCCGCTGCTGGTACGTCTGCCGCTACAGCAGGCCGTAGCCTTTATTCCCGCTCAGCAGGAAGCCCGCGCAAGAACGCTCTTACAGCAGGAAAAACGCTGGCAGTTAAAACCGCTCGCCATGCAGGATTTCCATCATCAACCGCTGCTGGGGCTGTATTGCCCACAATACCGGCAGTTGATGCGACTGGAGAAACTGCTGCGTGAAGGCGGCGTTCAGGTTTACGAAGCGGATATTCGCCCGACGGAACGCTTTCTGATGGAGCGTTTTATCACGGCACCGGTGTGGTTTAGCGGTACTCCCACGTCGGATAGCCTGCTGACAGATGCCCGCATGAAGCCCAATCCCGACTACCGCCCGACGCTCAGGCTGGTGTCGCTGGATATCGAAACCAACCGCCACGGCGAGCTTTACTGCATCGGGCTGGAAGGCTGCGGGCAGCGTCAGGTTTACATGCTCGGCCCGCCGAACGGCACGCCTGCCGAACACGAGGATTTTACGCTGGAGTACGTCGCCAGCCGCCCACTGCTGCTGGAAAAGCTGAACATCTGGATGCAGCAGCACGATCCCGATGCCATCATTGGCTGGAATCTGGTGCAGTTTGACCTGCGCGTCTTACAGAAGCATGCCGAGCGCTACAACATTCCGCTCAAGCTGGGGCGCAACGGGCAGGCGTTGGAGTGGCGGGAACACGGTTTTAAGCAGGGGCACTTCTTTGCCAGCGCCACTGGCCGTTTGATTATCGATGGCATTGAAGCGCTCAAGTCAGCAACATGGAATTTTGCCTCGTTTAGTCTGGAGTTTGTCGCGCAGTCGCTGCTGGGGGAAGGCAAAGCTATCGACACGCCTTATCAGCGCATGGACGAAATCGACCGCCGCTTTGCCGAAGATAAACCCGCACTCGCGCGCTATAACTTGCAGGACTGCGAGCTGGTCACGCGTATTTTCGACAAAACCGAACTGCTGCCGTTCTTGCTGGAGCGCGCCAGCGTCACTGGTCTGGCGGCTGACCGAAGCGGCGGTTCCGTCGCAGCATTTTCCC is from Pectobacterium carotovorum and encodes:
- a CDS encoding sensor domain-containing diguanylate cyclase, which encodes MFFKLLNHFGLRRLILLLAVASALVTLANSFYASYRVQRELLIDNTLEANRVYATKLAAMTHSFFKEAQQQLAYSANIVATQMDDKVSLLKEADRLRLQTSNFNSVVIADEKGIVRATSPDTFQLIGRSLTTDGALEALREKQPLISQPYVSAANNFIVLISAPIFTRDGRYKGFIGGSIYLKQPSVLNTLLDKHYYRDGSYIYVTDKNKRMLYHRDIERIGKTETNNLDIDAQHENNGSQHMLNYLGEKMLAGYAVESTSQWQIVALRPTDITLKPLDGLMLNVLRHTLPLALLTIFCVWLLARLIAQPLWLLARSANKMDATDVSDDIRNIHSWYFEASQLKQAMLLGIDLLQRKIGKLRSEAHSDPMTDLLNRRGLDSVLRYWQMGQKSFAVIALDIDRFKRINDTYGHDVGDNVIRYLSQLIRTSSRDSDILCRSGGEEFLILLPETHLDVAISIAERLRQRMEESTIPVVGNITISLGVALWEPGVSDMSIERTFKLADEALYQAKQEGRNRVVSASGNEQ
- a CDS encoding DedA family protein; amino-acid sequence: MEAWLDHLVTQSLAYSLIAVMLVAFLESLALVGLLLPGTVMMATLGALIGSGQMGLYPAWAAGIIGCLLGDWISYFIGMRFKAPLHNWSFLKKYQALLSKTEYALYQHPMPTILIGRFVGPTRPLIPMVAGMLGLPPYKFAVPNIIGCLLWPPAYFLPGILAGVAIDIPAGTNSAGFKWLLLITAVVVWGAGWLNWRWWRNDKRKHRDWFSKKMPLRRLRWVAPAVSVAAVAALFMLIQHPLMPVYRHLLWQVLNG
- the ilvN gene encoding acetolactate synthase small subunit; its protein translation is MSTQLTSSTQPTSNQVTLELSVRNHPGVMSHVCGLFARRAFNVEGILCMPLANGEESRIWLLVKDDQRLPQMISQVEKLEDVLQVRRHGEEMRIFEQVAEFYC